In the Camelus bactrianus isolate YW-2024 breed Bactrian camel chromosome 17, ASM4877302v1, whole genome shotgun sequence genome, one interval contains:
- the USP19 gene encoding ubiquitin carboxyl-terminal hydrolase 19 isoform X4 has translation MSGGASATGPRRGPPGLEEATSKKKQKDRANQESKDGDPRRGGSASSPREEQTKEELLLDWRQSADEVIVKLRVGAGPLRLEEVDAAFTDTDCVVRLPGGRQWGGVFYAEIESSCTKVQARKGGLLQLSLPKKVPLLTWPSLLKKPLGTQELVPGLRCQENGQEPSPISLEPGPEPRRVKQEARNQKRAQGRGEVGAGAGPGAQAGPSAKRAVHLRRGPEGEGSRDGPGPRGDAPPFLAEPATQAEAEEQLRVPPLNPQTCLLGSEENLALLTGEKAVSPRNDPVSPAMARSRDPEKEPESMVNLAFVKNDSYEKGPDSVVVHVYVKEIRRDTSRVLFREQDFTLIFQTRDGNFLRLHPGCGPHTIFRWQVKLRNLIEPEQCAFCFTASRIDICLRKRQSQRWGGLEAPAARGAVGGAKVAVPTGPTPLDSTPPGGAPHPLTGQEEARAVEKEKPKARSEDTGLDGVAARTPVEHVAPKPEPHLASPKPTCMVPPMPHSPVSGDSVEEEEEEEKKVCLPGFTGLVNLGNTCFMNSVIQSLSNTRELRDFFHDRSFEAEINYNNPLGTGGRLAIGFAVLLRALWKGTHHAFQPSKLKAIVASKASQFTGYAQHDAQEFMAFLLDGLHEDLNRIQNKPYTETVDSDGRPDEVVAEEAWQRHKMRNDSFIVDLFQGQYKSKLVCPVCAKVSITFDPFLYLPVPLPQKQKVLPVFYFAREPHSKPIKFLVSISKENSSASEVLDSLSQSVHVKPENLRLAEVIKNRFHRVFLPSHSLDTVSPSDTLLCFELLSPELAKERVVVLEVQQRPQVPSVPISKCAACQRKQQSEDEKLKRCTRCYRVGYCNQLCQKTHWPDHKGLCRPENIGYPFLVSVPASRLTYARLAQLLEGYARYSVSVFQPPFQPGRMALESQGPGCTTLLSTSSLEAGDSERDPIQPPELQLVTPVAEGDTGVPRAWTSPDRGPVPSTSGVSSEVLASGPIEVGSLPAGERMSRPEAAVPGYQHPSEAMNAHTPQFFIYKIDATNREQRLEDKGDTPLELGDDCSLALVWRNNERLQEFVLVASKELECAEDPGSAGEAARAGHFTLDQCLNLFTRPEVLAPEEAWYCPQCKQHREASKQLLLWRLPNVLIVQLKRFSFRSFIWRDKINDLVEFPVRNLDLSKFCIGQKEEQLPSYDLYAVINHYGGMIGGHYTACARLPNDRSSQRSDVGWRLFDDSTVTTVDESQVVTRYAYVLFYRRRNSPVERPPRAGHSEHHPDLGPAAESAASQASRIWQELEAEEEPVPEGPVPLGPWGPQDWVGPPPRGPTTSDEGCLRYFVLGTMAALVALVLNVFYPLVSQSPWR, from the exons ATGTCTGGTGGGGCCAGCGCCACAGGCCCAAGGAGAGGACCCCCAGGACTGGAGGAGGCCACCAGTAAGAAGAAGCAGAAGGATCGAGCAAACCAGGAGAGCAAGGATGGAGATCCTAGGAGAGGTG GTTCAGCATCTTCTCCTCGGGAGGAACAAACCAAAGAAG AATTGTTACTCGATTGGAGGCAGAGTGCTGATGAGGTAATTGTCAAGCTGCGTGTGGGAGCTGGTCCCCTGCGACTGGAGGAGGTAGATGCTGCTTTCACAGACACGGACTGTGTAGTGCGGCTTCCAG GTGGTCGGCAATGGGGTGGTGTTTTCTATGCTGAGATAGAAAGTTCCTGCACTAAAGTGCAGGCTCGCAAAGGCGGCCTCTTGCAACTGTCACTGCCCAAGAAGGTGCCTCTGCTCACGTGGCCCTCTCTCCTG AAGAAACCTCTAGGGACCCAGGAGTTGGTGCCAGGGCTGCGGTGCCAGGAGAATGGGCAGGAGCCATCTCCCATTTCCCTGGAGCCAGGCCCTGAGCCCCGCCGGGTTAAGCAGGAGGCTCGGAACCAGAAGCGGGCCCAGGGCCGAGGTGAGGTAGGCGCAGGGGCTGGCCCTGGGGCCCAGGCAGGACCCAGTGCCAAGAGGGCTGTGCATCTCCGCAGAGGGCCAGAGGGGGAAGGATCCAGAGATGGCCCTGGGCCCCGGGGCGATGCCCCACCCTTCCTCGCTGAGCCAGCCACCCAG GCTGAGGCTGAGGAACAGCTCCGTGTACCACCACTGAACCCCCAGACCTGCCTCCTGGGCTCAGAGGAGAACCTAGCGCTTTTAACAGGAGAGAAGGCAGTGTCCCCCAGGAATGACCCAGTGTCCCCAGCCATGGCCCGGAGCAGAGACCCTGAGAAAG AGCCTGAGTCCATGGTGAACCTGGCATTTGTCAAGAATGACTCGTATGAGAAGGGGCCGGACTCAGTGGTGGTGCACGTGTACGTGAAGGAAATCCGCAGGGACACCTCTCGAGTGCTTTTCCGCGAGCAGGACTTCACGCTTATCTTCCAGACCAG GGACGGAAACTTCCTAAGACTGCACCCAGGCTGTGGGCCCCACACCATCTTCCGCTGGCAGGTGAAGCTCAG GAACCTGATTGAGCCAGAGCAGTGCGCCTTCTGCTTCACAGCCTCTCGCATCGACATTTGCCTCCGTAAGCGGCAGAGTCAGCGCTGGGGGGGCCTGGAGGCCCCTGCTGCACGAG GTGCAGTGGGTGGTGCAAAGGTTGCAGTGCCGACAGGTCCAACCCCTCTGGATTCAACCCCACCGGgaggtgccccccaccccctgacaGGCCAGGAAGAAGCCCGAGCAGTGGAGAAGGAGAAACCCAAGGCTCGATCTGAGGACACAGGCCTGGATGGTGTGGCAGCCCGCACCCCCGTGGAGCATGTAGCCCCAAAGCCAGAGCCACACCTGGCTTCG CCCAAGCCTACGTGTATGGTGCCTCCAATGCCTCACAGCCCGGTGAGTGGAGACAgtgtggaggaagaggaggaggaagagaagaaggtgTGTCTGCCGGGCTTCACTGGCCTCGTCAATCTAGGCAACACCTGCTTCATGAACAGCGTCATTCAGTCTCTGTCCAACACTCGGGAGCTGCGGGATTTCTTCCACG ACCGCTCCTTTGAAGCTGAGATCAACTACAACAACCCACTGGGGACTGGTGGGCGTTTGGCCATTGGCTTTGCTGTGCTGCTCCGGGCACTGTGGAAGGGAACCCACCATGCCTTCCAGCCCTCCAAATTGAAG GCCATTGTGGCGAGCAAGGCAAGCCAGTTCACAGGCTATGCACAGCATGATGCCCAGGAGTTCATGGCTTTCCTGCTGGATGGGCTGCATGAGGACCTGAACCGCATTCAGAATAAGCCCTACACGGAGACCGTGGACTCAGACGGGCGGCCTGATGAG GTGGTAGCTGAGGAAGCCTGGCAGCGGCACAAGATGAGGAATGACTCTTTCATCGTGGACCTATTTCAGGGCCAGTACAAGTCGAAGCTGGTGTGCCCTGTGTGTGCTAAG GTCTCCATCACTTTTGACCCATTCCTGTACCTGCCAGTCCCCTTGCCACAGAAGCAAAAGGTTCTCCCTGTCTTCTATTTTGCCCGGGAGCCCCACAGCAAGCCCATCAAG TTTCTGGTGAGCATCAGCAAGGAGAACTCCAGTGCAAGTGAAGTGTTGGACTCCCTTTCGCAGAGTGTCCACGTGAAGCCTGAGAACCTGCGTCTGGCTGAG GTGATTAAGAATCGCTTCCACCGTGTGTTCTTGCCCTCCCACTCACTGGACACTGTGTCCCCTTCTGACACGCTCCTCTGCTTTGAGCTGCTATCTCCAGAGTTGGCTAAGGAGCGGGTGGTGGTGCTAGAGGTGCAGCAG CGTCCCCAGGTGCCCAGCGTCCCCATCTCCAAGTGTGCAGCCTGCCAGCGGAAGCAGCAGTCAGAGGATGAGAAGCTGAAGCGCTGTACCCGGTGCTACCGCGTGGGCTACTGTAACCA aCTCTGCCAGAAAACCCACTGGCCTGACCACAAGGGCCTCTGCCGCCCTGAGAACATTGGCTACCCTTTTTTGGTCAGTGTACCTGCCTCACGCCTCACTTATGCCCGTCTTGCTCAGTTGCTAGAGGGCTATGCCCG GTACTCTGTGAGTGTGTTCCAGCCACCCTTCCAGCCTGGCCGCATGGCCTTGGAGTCCCAGGGCCCTGGTTGCACCACGCTGCTCTCTACTAGCTCATTGGAGGCTGGGGACAGTGAGAGAGACCCTATTCAGCCACCTGAGCTCCAGTTGGTGACCCCCGTGGCTGAAGGGGACACAGGGGTTCCCCGGGCATGGACATCTCCTGATCGGGGCCCTGTGCCCAGCACCAGTGGCGTTTCTTCTGAAGTGCTGGCCAGTGGGCCCATTGAAGTTGGCTCCTTGCCTGCTGGTGAGAGGATGTCCCGGCCTGAAG CTGCTGTGCCTGGGTACCAACACCCAAGTGAAGCCATGAATGCCCACACACCCCagttctttatctataaaattgaCGCAACTAACCGAGAGCAGCGGCTAGAAGACAAAG GAGATACCCCACTAGAGTTGGGTGATGACTGCAGCCTGGCTCTGGTCTGGCGGAACAATGAGCGCCTGCAGGAGTTCGTGTTGGTAGCCTCCAAGGAGCTGGAATGTGCAGAGGATCCAGGCTCTGCCGGTGAGGCTGCCCGCGCTGGCCACTTCACTCTGGACCAGTGCCTGAACCTCTTCACGCGGCCTGAGGTGCTGGCACCTGAGGAGGCTTG GTACTGCCCACAGTGCAAACAACACCGCGAGGCCTCCAAGCAGCTGCTGCTGTGGCGCCTGCCCAATGTGCTCATCGTGCAGCTCAAGCGCTTCTCCTTCCGTAGTTTCATCTGGCGTGACAAGATCAATGACTTGGTGGAGTTCCCTGTTCG GAACCTGGACCTGAGCAAGTTCTGCATCGGTCAGAAAGAGGAGCAGCTGCCCAGCTACGACCTGTATGCTGTCATCAACCACTATGGAGGCATGATCGGTGGCCACTATACCGCCTGTGCACGCCTGCCCAATGACCGCAGCAGCCAGCGCAGCGACGTGG GCTGGCGCTTGTTTGATGACAGCACGGTGACAACGGTAGACGAGAGCCAGGTCGTGACGCGTTATGCCTATGTACTCTTCTACCGCCGGCGGAACTCTCCTGTGGAGAGGCCCCCCCGGGCAGGTCACTCTGAGCACCACCCAGACCTAGGCCCTGCAGCTGAGTCTGCTGCCAGCCAG GCTTCCCGGATTTGGCAGGAGCTGGAGGCCGAGGAGGAGCCAGTACCCGAGGGGCCTGTGCCCCTGGGTCCCTGGGGGCCCCAAGACTGGGTGGGCCCCCCGCCACGTGGCCCTACCACATCAGACGAGGGCTGCCTCCGGTACTTTGTTCTGGGCACCATGGCAGCTTTGGTGGCCCTCGTGCTCAACGTGTTCTATCCTCTGGTATCCCAGAGTCCTTGGAGATGA
- the USP19 gene encoding ubiquitin carboxyl-terminal hydrolase 19 isoform X2: MSGGASATGPRRGPPGLEEATSKKKQKDRANQESKDGDPRRGGSASSPREEQTKEELLLDWRQSADEVIVKLRVGAGPLRLEEVDAAFTDTDCVVRLPGGRQWGGVFYAEIESSCTKVQARKGGLLQLSLPKKVPLLTWPSLLKPLGTQELVPGLRCQENGQEPSPISLEPGPEPRRVKQEARNQKRAQGRGEVGAGAGPGAQAGPSAKRAVHLRRGPEGEGSRDGPGPRGDAPPFLAEPATQAEAEEQLRVPPLNPQTCLLGSEENLALLTGEKAVSPRNDPVSPAMARSRDPEKEPESMVNLAFVKNDSYEKGPDSVVVHVYVKEIRRDTSRVLFREQDFTLIFQTRDGNFLRLHPGCGPHTIFRWQVKLRNLIEPEQCAFCFTASRIDICLRKRQSQRWGGLEAPAARGAVGGAKVAVPTGPTPLDSTPPGGAPHPLTGQEEARAVEKEKPKARSEDTGLDGVAARTPVEHVAPKPEPHLASPKPTCMVPPMPHSPVSGDSVEEEEEEEKKVCLPGFTGLVNLGNTCFMNSVIQSLSNTRELRDFFHDRSFEAEINYNNPLGTGGRLAIGFAVLLRALWKGTHHAFQPSKLKAIVASKASQFTGYAQHDAQEFMAFLLDGLHEDLNRIQNKPYTETVDSDGRPDEVVAEEAWQRHKMRNDSFIVDLFQGQYKSKLVCPVCAKVSITFDPFLYLPVPLPQKQKVLPVFYFAREPHSKPIKFLVSISKENSSASEVLDSLSQSVHVKPENLRLAEVIKNRFHRVFLPSHSLDTVSPSDTLLCFELLSPELAKERVVVLEVQQRPQVPSVPISKCAACQRKQQSEDEKLKRCTRCYRVGYCNQLCQKTHWPDHKGLCRPENIGYPFLVSVPASRLTYARLAQLLEGYARYSVSVFQPPFQPGRMALESQGPGCTTLLSTSSLEAGDSERDPIQPPELQLVTPVAEGDTGVPRAWTSPDRGPVPSTSGVSSEVLASGPIEVGSLPAGERMSRPEAAVPGYQHPSEAMNAHTPQFFIYKIDATNREQRLEDKGDTPLELGDDCSLALVWRNNERLQEFVLVASKELECAEDPGSAGEAARAGHFTLDQCLNLFTRPEVLAPEEAWYCPQCKQHREASKQLLLWRLPNVLIVQLKRFSFRSFIWRDKINDLVEFPVRNLDLSKFCIGQKEEQLPSYDLYAVINHYGGMIGGHYTACARLPNDRSSQRSDVGWRLFDDSTVTTVDESQVVTRYAYVLFYRRRNSPVERPPRAGHSEHHPDLGPAAESAASQASRIWQELEAEEEPVPEGPVPLGPWGPQDWVGPPPRGPTTSDEGCLRYFVLGTMAALVALVLNVFYPLVSQSPWR, from the exons ATGTCTGGTGGGGCCAGCGCCACAGGCCCAAGGAGAGGACCCCCAGGACTGGAGGAGGCCACCAGTAAGAAGAAGCAGAAGGATCGAGCAAACCAGGAGAGCAAGGATGGAGATCCTAGGAGAGGTG GTTCAGCATCTTCTCCTCGGGAGGAACAAACCAAAGAAG AATTGTTACTCGATTGGAGGCAGAGTGCTGATGAGGTAATTGTCAAGCTGCGTGTGGGAGCTGGTCCCCTGCGACTGGAGGAGGTAGATGCTGCTTTCACAGACACGGACTGTGTAGTGCGGCTTCCAG GTGGTCGGCAATGGGGTGGTGTTTTCTATGCTGAGATAGAAAGTTCCTGCACTAAAGTGCAGGCTCGCAAAGGCGGCCTCTTGCAACTGTCACTGCCCAAGAAGGTGCCTCTGCTCACGTGGCCCTCTCTCCTG AAACCTCTAGGGACCCAGGAGTTGGTGCCAGGGCTGCGGTGCCAGGAGAATGGGCAGGAGCCATCTCCCATTTCCCTGGAGCCAGGCCCTGAGCCCCGCCGGGTTAAGCAGGAGGCTCGGAACCAGAAGCGGGCCCAGGGCCGAGGTGAGGTAGGCGCAGGGGCTGGCCCTGGGGCCCAGGCAGGACCCAGTGCCAAGAGGGCTGTGCATCTCCGCAGAGGGCCAGAGGGGGAAGGATCCAGAGATGGCCCTGGGCCCCGGGGCGATGCCCCACCCTTCCTCGCTGAGCCAGCCACCCAG GCTGAGGCTGAGGAACAGCTCCGTGTACCACCACTGAACCCCCAGACCTGCCTCCTGGGCTCAGAGGAGAACCTAGCGCTTTTAACAGGAGAGAAGGCAGTGTCCCCCAGGAATGACCCAGTGTCCCCAGCCATGGCCCGGAGCAGAGACCCTGAGAAAG AGCCTGAGTCCATGGTGAACCTGGCATTTGTCAAGAATGACTCGTATGAGAAGGGGCCGGACTCAGTGGTGGTGCACGTGTACGTGAAGGAAATCCGCAGGGACACCTCTCGAGTGCTTTTCCGCGAGCAGGACTTCACGCTTATCTTCCAGACCAG GGACGGAAACTTCCTAAGACTGCACCCAGGCTGTGGGCCCCACACCATCTTCCGCTGGCAGGTGAAGCTCAG GAACCTGATTGAGCCAGAGCAGTGCGCCTTCTGCTTCACAGCCTCTCGCATCGACATTTGCCTCCGTAAGCGGCAGAGTCAGCGCTGGGGGGGCCTGGAGGCCCCTGCTGCACGAG GTGCAGTGGGTGGTGCAAAGGTTGCAGTGCCGACAGGTCCAACCCCTCTGGATTCAACCCCACCGGgaggtgccccccaccccctgacaGGCCAGGAAGAAGCCCGAGCAGTGGAGAAGGAGAAACCCAAGGCTCGATCTGAGGACACAGGCCTGGATGGTGTGGCAGCCCGCACCCCCGTGGAGCATGTAGCCCCAAAGCCAGAGCCACACCTGGCTTCG CCCAAGCCTACGTGTATGGTGCCTCCAATGCCTCACAGCCCGGTGAGTGGAGACAgtgtggaggaagaggaggaggaagagaagaaggtgTGTCTGCCGGGCTTCACTGGCCTCGTCAATCTAGGCAACACCTGCTTCATGAACAGCGTCATTCAGTCTCTGTCCAACACTCGGGAGCTGCGGGATTTCTTCCACG ACCGCTCCTTTGAAGCTGAGATCAACTACAACAACCCACTGGGGACTGGTGGGCGTTTGGCCATTGGCTTTGCTGTGCTGCTCCGGGCACTGTGGAAGGGAACCCACCATGCCTTCCAGCCCTCCAAATTGAAG GCCATTGTGGCGAGCAAGGCAAGCCAGTTCACAGGCTATGCACAGCATGATGCCCAGGAGTTCATGGCTTTCCTGCTGGATGGGCTGCATGAGGACCTGAACCGCATTCAGAATAAGCCCTACACGGAGACCGTGGACTCAGACGGGCGGCCTGATGAG GTGGTAGCTGAGGAAGCCTGGCAGCGGCACAAGATGAGGAATGACTCTTTCATCGTGGACCTATTTCAGGGCCAGTACAAGTCGAAGCTGGTGTGCCCTGTGTGTGCTAAG GTCTCCATCACTTTTGACCCATTCCTGTACCTGCCAGTCCCCTTGCCACAGAAGCAAAAGGTTCTCCCTGTCTTCTATTTTGCCCGGGAGCCCCACAGCAAGCCCATCAAG TTTCTGGTGAGCATCAGCAAGGAGAACTCCAGTGCAAGTGAAGTGTTGGACTCCCTTTCGCAGAGTGTCCACGTGAAGCCTGAGAACCTGCGTCTGGCTGAG GTGATTAAGAATCGCTTCCACCGTGTGTTCTTGCCCTCCCACTCACTGGACACTGTGTCCCCTTCTGACACGCTCCTCTGCTTTGAGCTGCTATCTCCAGAGTTGGCTAAGGAGCGGGTGGTGGTGCTAGAGGTGCAGCAG CGTCCCCAGGTGCCCAGCGTCCCCATCTCCAAGTGTGCAGCCTGCCAGCGGAAGCAGCAGTCAGAGGATGAGAAGCTGAAGCGCTGTACCCGGTGCTACCGCGTGGGCTACTGTAACCA aCTCTGCCAGAAAACCCACTGGCCTGACCACAAGGGCCTCTGCCGCCCTGAGAACATTGGCTACCCTTTTTTGGTCAGTGTACCTGCCTCACGCCTCACTTATGCCCGTCTTGCTCAGTTGCTAGAGGGCTATGCCCG GTACTCTGTGAGTGTGTTCCAGCCACCCTTCCAGCCTGGCCGCATGGCCTTGGAGTCCCAGGGCCCTGGTTGCACCACGCTGCTCTCTACTAGCTCATTGGAGGCTGGGGACAGTGAGAGAGACCCTATTCAGCCACCTGAGCTCCAGTTGGTGACCCCCGTGGCTGAAGGGGACACAGGGGTTCCCCGGGCATGGACATCTCCTGATCGGGGCCCTGTGCCCAGCACCAGTGGCGTTTCTTCTGAAGTGCTGGCCAGTGGGCCCATTGAAGTTGGCTCCTTGCCTGCTGGTGAGAGGATGTCCCGGCCTGAAG CTGCTGTGCCTGGGTACCAACACCCAAGTGAAGCCATGAATGCCCACACACCCCagttctttatctataaaattgaCGCAACTAACCGAGAGCAGCGGCTAGAAGACAAAG GAGATACCCCACTAGAGTTGGGTGATGACTGCAGCCTGGCTCTGGTCTGGCGGAACAATGAGCGCCTGCAGGAGTTCGTGTTGGTAGCCTCCAAGGAGCTGGAATGTGCAGAGGATCCAGGCTCTGCCGGTGAGGCTGCCCGCGCTGGCCACTTCACTCTGGACCAGTGCCTGAACCTCTTCACGCGGCCTGAGGTGCTGGCACCTGAGGAGGCTTG GTACTGCCCACAGTGCAAACAACACCGCGAGGCCTCCAAGCAGCTGCTGCTGTGGCGCCTGCCCAATGTGCTCATCGTGCAGCTCAAGCGCTTCTCCTTCCGTAGTTTCATCTGGCGTGACAAGATCAATGACTTGGTGGAGTTCCCTGTTCG GAACCTGGACCTGAGCAAGTTCTGCATCGGTCAGAAAGAGGAGCAGCTGCCCAGCTACGACCTGTATGCTGTCATCAACCACTATGGAGGCATGATCGGTGGCCACTATACCGCCTGTGCACGCCTGCCCAATGACCGCAGCAGCCAGCGCAGCGACGTGG GCTGGCGCTTGTTTGATGACAGCACGGTGACAACGGTAGACGAGAGCCAGGTCGTGACGCGTTATGCCTATGTACTCTTCTACCGCCGGCGGAACTCTCCTGTGGAGAGGCCCCCCCGGGCAGGTCACTCTGAGCACCACCCAGACCTAGGCCCTGCAGCTGAGTCTGCTGCCAGCCAG GCTTCCCGGATTTGGCAGGAGCTGGAGGCCGAGGAGGAGCCAGTACCCGAGGGGCCTGTGCCCCTGGGTCCCTGGGGGCCCCAAGACTGGGTGGGCCCCCCGCCACGTGGCCCTACCACATCAGACGAGGGCTGCCTCCGGTACTTTGTTCTGGGCACCATGGCAGCTTTGGTGGCCCTCGTGCTCAACGTGTTCTATCCTCTGGTATCCCAGAGTCCTTGGAGATGA